One Niabella beijingensis DNA window includes the following coding sequences:
- a CDS encoding FG-GAP repeat domain-containing protein: protein MNKKTRSVQVWRKQVRCFFAMVMSMMTGSAAAQQNSNTDLQLLKYNNPGLVTDLGVGLWGWPLPVDYDGDGDMDLLVSSQGKPYNGIYLFENTSGAAIPVFAPPKWLNKSIKDIQVSYVNGTPRFLIPGAELTGFLNRFERDKKPLFSAKEVLKANTGNNRFNQWKLVDYDNDGDDDILIGVDDWGDYGWDNAFNSKGEWTRGPLHGFVYLIENVNGDYINKGRLQVNGSDLDVYGAPTPNMADFDGDGDLDLICGEFLDKLTYFENTGTRAHPVYAAGRYLKNESGFIAMDLEMIVPVAVDWNKDGFTDLVIGDEDGRVALVEHTGRVKNGMPVFKSPYYFQQEAGDVKFGALVTPFSVDWDGDGDEDLICGNSAGYIGFIENLGRFDGMPRWARPVHLKSEGKTIRIQAGNNGSIQGPAEAKWGYTTLSVADWDGDGLKDIIVNSIWGKVVWYKNVGTATQPRLAKEQPVQVQWPLSSGVPKPSWIWWTPQKEMLVTQWRTTPFVTDWNGDGLADLVMLDTAGYLAYFERFKKGHQLLLKPGRHIFEGTNGAVFNHNHVLDSNAARMGLLQLNKGRFGQSGRRKFTIADWDGDGRPDLLVNSVNVSFLKNEGTRQGMVRFADKGPVAKLVLAGHDTSPTTVDWDKDGVRDLLVGAEDGFLYYLKNDTRTR, encoded by the coding sequence ATGAATAAAAAAACAAGATCAGTACAGGTATGGAGAAAACAGGTGCGCTGTTTTTTTGCGATGGTCATGAGCATGATGACAGGCAGTGCCGCAGCTCAGCAAAACAGCAATACCGACCTTCAGTTGCTGAAGTATAACAACCCCGGGCTGGTCACAGACCTGGGTGTGGGGCTCTGGGGATGGCCGCTGCCGGTGGATTACGATGGGGACGGCGATATGGACCTGCTGGTATCCAGTCAGGGCAAGCCCTACAACGGGATCTACCTGTTTGAAAATACCAGCGGGGCTGCCATACCCGTGTTCGCACCACCGAAATGGCTGAATAAATCCATTAAAGATATACAGGTTTCTTATGTAAACGGTACGCCAAGGTTCCTGATTCCCGGAGCGGAACTGACCGGTTTTTTAAACCGGTTTGAAAGAGATAAGAAACCCCTGTTTTCCGCAAAAGAAGTGCTGAAGGCAAACACGGGAAACAACCGTTTCAATCAGTGGAAGCTGGTGGATTATGATAACGATGGAGATGACGATATTTTGATTGGTGTGGATGACTGGGGCGATTACGGCTGGGACAATGCATTTAACAGCAAAGGAGAATGGACGAGAGGGCCCCTGCACGGCTTTGTGTACCTCATAGAGAATGTAAATGGTGATTATATAAACAAAGGACGCTTACAGGTGAACGGTAGCGACTTGGATGTGTACGGCGCTCCCACTCCAAATATGGCCGACTTTGATGGTGACGGGGACCTTGATCTTATTTGCGGGGAGTTCCTCGATAAGCTCACCTATTTTGAAAATACAGGCACAAGAGCACATCCGGTATATGCCGCGGGCCGGTATCTGAAGAATGAATCCGGTTTTATCGCTATGGACCTTGAGATGATCGTGCCGGTGGCGGTGGACTGGAACAAGGATGGATTCACCGACCTGGTGATCGGTGATGAAGACGGCCGTGTAGCGCTCGTGGAGCACACGGGCAGGGTAAAGAACGGGATGCCGGTGTTCAAATCGCCATATTATTTTCAGCAGGAGGCAGGGGATGTAAAATTCGGCGCACTGGTAACCCCCTTTAGTGTAGACTGGGATGGTGATGGAGATGAGGACCTGATCTGCGGTAACTCCGCCGGTTATATTGGTTTTATCGAAAACCTGGGCCGGTTTGACGGAATGCCACGCTGGGCAAGACCTGTACACTTAAAAAGCGAAGGAAAGACGATCCGGATACAGGCCGGTAATAATGGTTCCATACAGGGACCTGCCGAAGCCAAATGGGGATACACGACCCTGTCCGTAGCGGATTGGGACGGGGACGGGCTGAAGGATATCATCGTAAATTCTATATGGGGCAAGGTGGTCTGGTATAAAAATGTCGGAACCGCAACACAGCCGCGGCTGGCAAAGGAACAGCCCGTGCAGGTACAATGGCCGCTGTCTTCCGGTGTACCCAAACCATCATGGATCTGGTGGACACCACAGAAAGAGATGCTGGTGACCCAGTGGCGTACCACACCATTTGTTACCGACTGGAACGGAGACGGACTTGCAGACCTGGTTATGCTGGATACTGCCGGTTACCTGGCGTATTTCGAACGGTTTAAAAAAGGCCATCAACTGCTGTTAAAACCCGGCCGGCATATTTTTGAGGGAACCAACGGCGCGGTTTTCAACCATAATCATGTCCTCGATAGTAACGCCGCCCGTATGGGGCTGCTGCAGCTGAACAAAGGCCGGTTCGGACAAAGCGGCCGGCGCAAATTTACCATCGCCGACTGGGATGGGGATGGCAGGCCGGACCTGCTGGTGAACAGCGTTAATGTCTCTTTCTTAAAAAATGAAGGAACCCGGCAGGGGATGGTCCGCTTTGCGGATAAAGGCCCCGTGGCAAAACTGGTGCTGGCAGGTCATGATACCAGTCCCACTACGGTCGACTGGGACAAAGACGGGGTGCGCGATCTGCTGGTGGGAGCGGAAGACGGATTTCTCTACTATCTTAAGAATGATACACGGACCAGGTGA
- a CDS encoding AraC family transcriptional regulator, whose product MKLHFHKVPVPIQDSFSIRHDRAPNFGRPLHYHPELELHFTIRGEGIRLIGDNVSHFKEGEVILLGENLPHAWRGKENGAGEIMDDSWVEAIVIQFSAKCLGREFFELPEAYLVPRVFELAKKGLLFHGDSAEQIKDLMYRSVKATRFERVLILLQILQVISEQEEFTTIASAHAFYKPNEHESARLNNVLVFTLANFKREISLEEAAAVSNLSVTSFCRYFKTVTSKTYLDFLTEVRISHTCRMIIEDRHPIAMICYECGFNNVSNFYRHFKKVTGLTPFEYKKRYRKELSA is encoded by the coding sequence ATGAAGCTTCATTTTCACAAAGTACCGGTTCCTATACAGGATTCTTTTTCGATACGACACGACCGGGCTCCTAATTTCGGCAGACCGTTGCACTATCATCCTGAGCTGGAACTGCATTTTACCATCAGGGGGGAAGGCATCCGGCTGATCGGAGATAATGTTTCGCACTTTAAAGAAGGGGAGGTGATCCTTTTGGGAGAGAACCTGCCGCATGCATGGCGCGGGAAAGAGAACGGAGCAGGTGAAATAATGGATGATTCCTGGGTGGAAGCCATCGTGATCCAGTTCTCTGCAAAATGCCTCGGCCGGGAATTCTTTGAATTGCCCGAAGCATACCTGGTGCCCCGGGTTTTTGAGCTGGCAAAAAAGGGATTGCTTTTTCACGGCGATTCGGCCGAACAGATCAAAGACCTGATGTACCGCTCTGTAAAAGCCACGCGGTTTGAACGGGTACTGATCCTCCTGCAGATCTTACAGGTGATCAGCGAGCAGGAGGAGTTTACCACTATTGCTTCGGCGCATGCCTTCTACAAGCCCAATGAACATGAATCGGCCCGGCTGAACAATGTACTGGTATTCACACTTGCCAATTTTAAACGGGAGATCTCACTGGAAGAGGCTGCAGCGGTCAGTAATCTCAGTGTGACCTCCTTCTGCCGTTATTTTAAAACCGTAACCAGCAAGACCTACCTGGATTTTCTGACCGAAGTACGGATCAGTCATACCTGCAGGATGATCATTGAAGACCGCCACCCCATAGCCATGATCTGCTATGAATGCGGCTTTAATAACGTATCTAATTTTTACCGGCATTTTAAAAAGGTTACCGGACTTACCCCGTTTGAATACAAAAAGCGGTACCGGAAAGAACTTTCTGCCTGA
- a CDS encoding purple acid phosphatase family protein has translation MKANALRENRRSFLKGGLAIGGMAILNPQKAIAAATTSEESFRIIAGPYLQTNFGNSISILWITNKEAASWVEYGPAADQLTSKVLGKSELGFKPAGRLNCITLTGLKPGATYHYRIVSKEIKDFQPYKLTYGEEVQGATEQFVNPDPDKDTVSFVMLNDIHDRPKSIPHLLNLDKGASRDFVFFNGDVFDYQTDEQQIIEHMLQPCIDLFAKQLPFVYVRGNHETRGKFAREFSSYFHHVAYTAFSLGPVRFVILDTGEDKEDTHPVYAGIVDFDGYREEQARWLEQEVSSKAFKSAPFRVVMMHIPPRYSGDWHGATHCTKLFEPLFNKGKVDLVLSGHTHRYKVHGPDKQANHYPIIIGGGPKEGTRTITRVNATKKQLNVSMLDDSGKEVGRYQVNRK, from the coding sequence ATGAAAGCGAACGCATTAAGAGAGAACAGACGCTCCTTTTTAAAAGGAGGCCTGGCCATTGGCGGAATGGCCATTCTAAATCCTCAAAAAGCCATTGCGGCGGCTACAACATCCGAAGAATCATTCCGGATCATTGCAGGGCCCTATCTTCAGACAAATTTCGGCAACAGCATCTCCATTCTCTGGATCACGAATAAGGAAGCTGCGAGCTGGGTGGAGTATGGTCCGGCAGCAGATCAGCTTACATCAAAGGTTCTTGGTAAAAGCGAACTGGGTTTTAAACCCGCAGGACGACTCAACTGTATCACACTCACCGGTCTGAAACCCGGTGCTACCTATCATTACCGGATCGTTTCAAAAGAGATAAAAGATTTTCAGCCTTACAAACTTACCTATGGCGAAGAGGTACAGGGAGCCACCGAACAATTCGTAAACCCCGACCCCGATAAGGACACGGTTTCTTTTGTAATGCTCAACGATATCCACGACCGCCCCAAATCCATTCCGCACCTGCTGAACCTGGACAAGGGCGCCTCCCGTGATTTTGTATTTTTCAACGGGGATGTTTTTGATTATCAAACAGACGAACAGCAGATCATCGAGCATATGCTGCAACCCTGTATCGATCTTTTTGCAAAACAGCTGCCTTTTGTTTATGTAAGAGGCAATCATGAAACAAGGGGAAAATTTGCACGTGAATTTTCTTCTTATTTTCATCATGTAGCTTACACGGCCTTTTCACTGGGACCGGTGCGCTTTGTGATACTGGATACCGGTGAAGACAAGGAAGACACACACCCTGTATATGCCGGTATTGTTGACTTTGACGGCTACCGCGAAGAACAGGCCCGTTGGCTGGAACAGGAGGTCAGCAGTAAAGCTTTTAAAAGCGCGCCGTTCCGCGTAGTGATGATGCACATTCCGCCCCGCTATTCCGGCGACTGGCATGGCGCCACACATTGTACCAAACTTTTTGAACCGCTGTTTAACAAAGGGAAGGTAGACCTGGTGCTGAGCGGACATACCCACCGGTATAAAGTACACGGGCCCGACAAACAGGCCAACCATTACCCCATTATCATCGGTGGCGGCCCCAAAGAAGGTACCCGTACCATCACGCGTGTCAACGCCACAAAAAAACAACTCAATGTAAGTATGCTCGATGATTCCGGCAAGGAAGTGGGCCGCTACCAGGTGAACAGGAAATAA